Proteins encoded together in one Plectropomus leopardus isolate mb chromosome 19, YSFRI_Pleo_2.0, whole genome shotgun sequence window:
- the LOC121958629 gene encoding transcription factor Sox-9-A-like, translated as MNLLDPYLKMTEEQDKCLSDAPSPSMSEDSAGSPCPSGSGSDTENTRPSENGLLGVDGEFKKDEDDKFPACIREAVSQVLKGYDWTLVPMPVRVNGSSKNKPHVKRPMNAFMVWAQAARRKLADQYPHLHNAELSKTLGKLWRLLNEGEKRPFVEEAERLRVQHKKDHPDYKYQPRRRKSVKNGQSESEDGSEQTHISPNAIFKALQQADSPASSMGEVHSPGEHSGSQGPPTPPTTPKTDVSTGKMDLKREGGLRSLPDGPGGRQLNIDFRDVDIGELSSDVISHIETFDVNEFDQYLPPNGHPGSASGPGNTTPVSYTGSYSISSGAPVSPQAGAAWLAKSQNQQGQQPHTLTPLGGSGGSEAAQAQHRTQIKTEQLSPSHYTEQQGSPQHVAYSPFNLQHYSPPSSSYPAISRAQQGYDYPDHQGGTAAAYYSHAGAGQGSGLYSTFSYMSSPSQRPMYTPIADNTGVPSIPQSSPQHWEQAPVYTQLTRP; from the exons ATGAATCTCCTCGACCCTTACCTGAAGATGACGGAGGAACAAGACAAATGTCTCTCTGATGCCCCGAGCCCGAGCATGTCCGAGGACTCCGCGGGCTCCCCGTGCCCGTCCGGCTCGGGCTCCGACACCGAGAACACCCGGCCATCGGAGAACGGGCTGCTCGGTGTGGACGGAGAGTTCAAGAAGGACGAGGACGATAAGTTTCCCGCTTGCATCCGCGAGGCTGTGTCCCAGGTGCTCAAGGGCTACGACTGGACCCTCGTGCCGATGCCGGTGCGCGTTAACGGATCTTCTAAGAACAAGCCACACGTTAAGAGACCGATGAATGCCTTCATGGTGTGGGCGCAGGCTGCGCGGAGGAAGCTGGCGGACCAGTACCCGCACCTGCATAACGCGGAGCTCAGCAAAACTCTGGGAAAACTCTGGAG ACTTCTCAACGAGGGGGAAAAACGGCCGTTTGTAGAAGAGGCTGAGCGGCTCCgggtgcagcacaagaaagatCACCCCGACTACAAATACCAGCCCCGGCGGAGGAAGTCGGTGAAGAATGGACAGAGCGAGTCGGAGGACGGCAGTGAGCAGACGCACATTTCCCCAAATGCCATCTTCAAAGCTCTCCAGCAGGCGGACTCCCCAGCCTCCAGCATGGGAGAGGTGCATTCTCCGGGTGAGCACTCAG gCTCCCAGGGCCCCCCTACCCCTCCCACCACCCCAAAGACTGATGTCAGCACAGGCAAGATGGACCTAAAGCGCGAAGGTGGCCTCCGCTCTCTGCCCGATGGCCCCGGTGGTCGCCAGCTCAACATCGACTTCCGCGACGTGGACATCGGAGAGCTGAGCAGCGATGTCATCTCCCACATCGAGACCTTTGACGTCAATGAGTTCGACCAGTACCTCCCACCAAATGGGCACCCTGGCTCTGCTAGCGGCCCTGGCAACACCACGCCGGTCTCCTACACCGGCAGCTACAGCATCAGCAGCGGCGCCCCGGTCAGCCCGCAGGCGGGAGCAGCCTGGTtggcaaaaagccaaaaccaACAGGGACAGCAGCCGCACACTCTGACCCCCCTGGGGGGCAGCGGGGGCTCAGAGGCAGCTCAGGCGCAGCACAGGACCCAGATCAAGACGGAGCAGCTGAGTCCGAGCCACTACACTGAGCAGCAGGGCTCCCCGCAGCACGTCGCTTACAGCCCGTTCAACCTGCAGCACTAcagccccccctcctcctcctacccGGCCATCTCCAGGGCGCAGCAGGGGTACGACTACCCCGACCACCAGGGGGGCACAGCCGCCGCCTACTACAGCCACGCAGGGGCGGGGCAAGGCTCGGGGCTGTACTCGACTTTCAGCTACATGAGCAGCCCCAGCCAGAGGCCCATGTACACGCCCATCGCCGACAACACAGGGGTGCCGTCCATCCCACAGAGCAGCCCGCAGCACTGGGAGCAGGCGCCGGTTTACACCCAGCTCACCAGACCCTGA